The following proteins are encoded in a genomic region of Candidatus Leptovillus gracilis:
- a CDS encoding CHAT domain-containing protein, whose protein sequence is MNILRRLFGKRPQPVEKKTSISNILTLPPQFQADLQQAEIGEQSFMQRGDRRGLNEAAAAWERILQHPTFNNAPERFQLAAYNDGGGVFLRRFWAQGQIVDLNRALELWQTAVQRTPPDSPDLPSRLNNLGVGLSDRYDRTGQLADLEEAIGVWETAVRRTHPDAFDLPMYLGNLGGGLRARYAHTGQLVDLEEAISVYQTAVQRTPPDSPDLPMYLNNLGNGLSDRYAHTGQLTDLEEAIRISQMAVQRTLPDSPNLPALLNNLGIGLSDRYARTGQLADLEEAIRVYQTALQRTLPDSPDLAARLNNLGGGLSNRYACTGQLADLEDAISAWETAVRHTPPNALVLPALLSNLGGGLYDRYARTGQLADLEEAIRVYETAVQRTPPDSPDLPSRLNNLGNGIRGRYAHTGQLADLEQAISAYQTAVQRTPPDSPELPARLNNLGAGLSNRYARTGQLADLEEAIRVYETAVQRTPPDSPDLPMYLSNLGAGLSDRYARTGQLADLEEAIRVYETAVQRMPPDSPDLPSRLSNLGTGLRDRYARTGQLVDLEEAIVVHQTAVQRTTSDSPNLPARLNNLGNGLRGRYAHTGQLADLEKAIGAWQTVVQCTPPDSPDLPMYLNNLGTGLYACYAHTGQLANLEEAIGNYEQACQLGQERQPEVTLGASRSWGGWALARHTWDEAVRAYRYGLTALDQLYQTQLLQHEQQSWQREGQGLYAQTAYALARTRDLSAAAVALEHGQARGLNDRLARDEADLLQMQQQSPALFQQYQAVAERLRQLEAAERQERLISSGTATLPDWAAHRQQVQQARTDLQTAIAAIRQLDCYGEFLQPPEFADVVTAVRPGHPLAYLVTTPVGSLALLLHRPAANADVTIEPCWADAFTEDDLSAFLVKRENGEEPGGYLLGQFFSGPTLQTALAEGLPLLGETLLAPLAQRLEALDLQRVTLIPGGRLNLLPLHAATIAVNGQPAIFSDLFAVSYAPSARALSLSYHRRREYEATTPCLLAVGNPLPLPDDASPLPYARLEAEEIARRFGQGAHLVCAEAATHAAIAAAMPGRTHLHFACHGQFDPEKPLESGLLLGGNTLTLRQILDDITLRGVRLAVLSACQTAISDYKELPDEVIGLPAAFLQAGAGGVLGSLWPVNDLSTMLLMDRFYHLHLDERVEAAIALQRAQSWLREVTAGELAERFGEERMKLKGSRLILAEASEYWRRFASLEPEERPFADPYYWAAFTFTGA, encoded by the coding sequence ATGAACATTCTTAGACGACTGTTTGGAAAACGGCCGCAACCTGTCGAAAAAAAAACTTCTATAAGCAACATCCTGACACTACCGCCCCAATTCCAGGCGGACTTGCAACAAGCAGAGATTGGTGAGCAGAGCTTCATGCAGCGTGGCGACCGGCGAGGCCTGAACGAAGCGGCTGCCGCCTGGGAACGTATCTTGCAGCACCCCACCTTCAACAATGCGCCAGAACGCTTTCAGTTGGCGGCCTACAATGATGGCGGCGGCGTCTTTTTACGCCGCTTCTGGGCGCAGGGGCAGATCGTCGATCTCAACCGCGCTCTGGAATTGTGGCAAACGGCCGTGCAGCGTACCCCGCCCGATTCCCCCGACCTGCCTTCTCGCCTCAACAACCTGGGGGTAGGCCTCAGCGACCGTTACGATCGCACCGGCCAGTTAGCCGACCTGGAAGAAGCCATTGGCGTCTGGGAAACTGCCGTGAGGCGCACCCATCCTGACGCCTTCGACTTGCCTATGTATCTCGGGAACCTGGGGGGTGGCCTCCGCGCCCGCTACGCCCATACCGGCCAGTTGGTCGACCTGGAAGAAGCCATCAGTGTCTATCAGACGGCGGTGCAGCGCACGCCGCCCGATTCCCCAGACCTGCCTATGTACCTCAACAACCTAGGGAATGGCCTCAGCGACCGCTACGCCCACACCGGTCAATTGACTGATCTTGAGGAAGCGATCCGCATCTCTCAGATGGCCGTGCAGCGCACTCTGCCCGATTCCCCCAATTTGCCTGCCCTCCTCAACAATCTGGGGATTGGCCTCAGTGACCGCTACGCCCGCACCGGCCAGTTGGCCGACTTGGAAGAAGCGATCCGAGTCTATCAGACGGCCTTGCAGCGCACCCTGCCCGATTCCCCTGACCTGGCTGCTCGCCTCAATAACTTGGGTGGTGGCCTAAGCAACCGCTACGCTTGCACCGGCCAGTTGGCCGACCTTGAAGATGCCATCAGCGCCTGGGAAACTGCCGTGAGGCATACCCCGCCCAATGCCCTTGTCCTGCCAGCCCTCCTCAGCAACCTGGGGGGTGGCCTCTATGACCGCTACGCCCGTACCGGCCAGTTAGCCGATCTCGAGGAAGCCATCCGCGTCTATGAGACAGCCGTGCAGCGCACGCCGCCCGATTCCCCAGACCTGCCTTCTCGCCTTAACAATCTGGGGAATGGCATCCGCGGCCGTTATGCACACACCGGCCAGTTGGCCGACCTGGAACAAGCCATCAGCGCCTATCAGACGGCCGTGCAGCGCACTCCGCCCGATTCCCCAGAGTTGCCGGCTCGCCTCAACAACCTGGGAGCTGGTCTCAGCAACCGCTACGCCCGCACCGGCCAGTTGGCCGACCTGGAAGAAGCGATCCGGGTCTATGAGACGGCGGTGCAGCGCACGCCGCCCGATTCCCCAGACCTGCCCATGTACCTCAGCAACCTTGGGGCTGGTCTCAGCGACCGCTACGCCCGCACCGGCCAGTTGGCCGACCTGGAAGAAGCGATCCGGGTCTATGAGACGGCGGTGCAGCGCATGCCGCCCGATTCCCCAGACCTGCCTTCTCGCCTCAGCAATCTGGGGACTGGCCTCCGTGACCGCTACGCCCGCACCGGCCAGTTGGTCGACCTGGAAGAAGCCATCGTCGTCCATCAGACGGCCGTGCAACGCACGACCTCGGATTCCCCTAACCTTCCTGCTCGCCTCAACAACCTGGGGAATGGCCTCCGCGGCCGTTATGCCCACACCGGCCAGTTGGCCGACTTGGAAAAGGCCATTGGCGCATGGCAGACGGTCGTGCAGTGTACCCCGCCCGATTCCCCTGACCTGCCCATGTACCTCAATAACCTTGGGACTGGCCTCTACGCCTGCTACGCCCATACCGGCCAGTTGGCTAACCTGGAAGAAGCCATCGGTAACTACGAGCAAGCATGTCAGTTGGGGCAGGAACGGCAACCGGAAGTTACCCTCGGAGCCTCTCGCAGTTGGGGCGGTTGGGCATTGGCGCGGCATACCTGGGATGAAGCCGTTCGTGCCTATCGGTACGGCCTGACAGCGCTGGATCAGCTCTACCAGACCCAACTCTTGCAGCACGAGCAGCAAAGCTGGCAGCGCGAAGGGCAGGGATTATACGCCCAGACTGCCTACGCCCTGGCCCGCACTAGGGATTTGTCCGCCGCCGCCGTCGCCCTAGAACATGGGCAGGCGCGTGGCCTCAACGACCGGCTGGCCCGCGACGAAGCCGACTTGTTGCAGATGCAGCAGCAATCGCCTGCCCTGTTCCAACAGTATCAGGCGGTGGCCGAACGCCTACGCCAGCTTGAAGCGGCCGAACGGCAAGAGCGCCTGATTAGTTCCGGCACCGCTACACTGCCGGACTGGGCAGCCCACCGCCAACAGGTACAGCAAGCCCGAACCGACCTGCAAACGGCTATCGCTGCTATTCGCCAGCTTGACTGTTACGGTGAATTCTTGCAACCGCCGGAATTTGCAGATGTGGTGACTGCCGTGCGGCCCGGCCATCCACTCGCCTACCTGGTCACCACCCCTGTTGGCAGCCTGGCCCTCCTGCTCCACCGTCCGGCCGCTAACGCGGATGTCACTATTGAACCCTGTTGGGCCGACGCCTTCACGGAGGATGACCTCAGCGCTTTCCTGGTCAAACGAGAGAACGGCGAAGAGCCAGGTGGCTATTTGCTGGGACAATTCTTCAGCGGGCCAACGCTGCAAACGGCGTTGGCCGAAGGGCTGCCGCTCCTGGGTGAAACACTGTTAGCGCCTCTGGCGCAGAGGTTAGAAGCCCTCGATCTCCAGCGCGTCACCCTCATCCCCGGCGGGCGGCTCAACCTGCTGCCGCTCCATGCAGCCACTATCGCGGTCAATGGCCAACCTGCTATCTTCAGCGACCTGTTTGCCGTCAGCTATGCTCCCTCCGCCCGCGCCCTGTCTCTCAGCTACCACCGCCGCCGGGAGTACGAGGCAACCACGCCCTGCCTGTTGGCCGTGGGCAATCCCCTGCCGCTGCCCGATGACGCATCCCCATTACCATACGCCCGTCTAGAAGCAGAAGAAATTGCTCGCCGCTTCGGTCAGGGGGCGCATCTGGTCTGTGCAGAAGCGGCAACCCACGCTGCCATCGCCGCCGCCATGCCCGGCCGTACCCATCTCCATTTTGCCTGTCACGGGCAGTTCGACCCGGAAAAGCCCCTGGAATCCGGCCTGCTCCTGGGCGGTAACACCCTCACCCTGCGCCAGATTCTCGACGACATCACCCTGCGCGGCGTCCGCCTGGCCGTCCTCTCCGCCTGCCAGACGGCCATCAGTGACTACAAAGAGCTGCCGGATGAAGTCATTGGCTTGCCCGCCGCTTTCTTGCAAGCGGGCGCGGGCGGGGTATTGGGCAGCTTGTGGCCGGTCAATGATTTGTCCACCATGCTGTTGATGGACCGTTTTTATCATCTGCACCTGGATGAAAGGGTGGAAGCGGCTATTGCTTTGCAAAGGGCGCAGAGTTGGCTGAGGGAGGTGACGGCTGGGGAATTGGCGGAGCGTTTTGGCGAAGAGCGGATGAAGTTGAAGGGTAGCCGGTTGATACTAGCGGAGGCAAGTGAGTATTGGCGGCGTTTTGCATCACTGGAACCGGAGGAACGGCCGTTTGCCGATCCCTATTACTGGGCCGCCTTCACCTTCACCGGCGCCTGA
- a CDS encoding trypsin-like peptidase domain-containing protein, with protein MTVALQSALARIWNQENQIVGAGFLVTERHVLTCAHVVSDALDKPRQEMPTGPVQLDFPFVKAGEKGTAVVTLWQPKRPDGMGDIAGLELQVSPPDGARPLRLVNTPDTWNHPFRAFGFPIRHDHGVWASGVLRDRTVNGHIQIEDTKTQGYSVQPGFSGTAVWDEALHGVVGIVVAAESKAETKAAFIIPTDKLIEAWPDLRAWATPPNPYRGLQAFRQEDAELFFGREAFVSQLATAVAHKPFVAVIGASGSGKSSVVFAGLLPRVGRETAVVSFRPGSQPFRALADALLPIWQPELLGNERLEEAGNLAANLQTGKTQLSEVVNDILQRQPMWKRLLLLADQFEELYTLCPQKKGRQAFVSCLVTAVQAQAGQHSPAFTLLLTMRADFMGQATEERPLADTMQNATHILGPMTREELAVAIEKPAHVASVQFEPGLVARILDDVGEEPGNLPLLEFALTLLWEQQSNGLLTHAAYEAIGEVEGALAQYAEDQFCGLSQPGQDKAQFIFTQLVQPGRGTEDTRRQATMSEIGANNWGLVKWLADARLVVTNRNEAGEETAEVVHEIMTRRWQRLREWVNEDRRFREWQERLREAMRQWQTVSEDGSALLRGTLLAEAEGWLTERDSAIQQSERVFIEKSVALREQTRLAQIRRRNVVLTVSLLVAVLFAVLGLFSYGQSQDLAAESTRVVESEGTAVAESTRAFENEGTAVANSSALATEVFIRQHAVETAVSAQLASEAERERAVQESLLSRSRELAAVSLSLLEEDAELSLLFALEAVETAQTMQAEDALRQALVASRIRFHLPGNSRGPKSIAWSPDGLMLVVYGPENHLTIWDITKQLVVNSIPVITDSHVTEIEWSPTKEYIASTFSDNTLVVWDLMEEDIIFEIQGYTSSNESLSWSPEGDRLVFSGCAKVTEEENSCVNSDVYIWEPKENEEPVLIERIECYDNRGVCKIHDISWNPLGTHIAAGLSDGTMWLKNTSQSDDPAQRIDFDEFAIYSLDWHPGGQRIALMGFNLLKIWNLSTRRIEETAPTYVSGSLSTANVEWSSDGQRLVYNNQNHQLVVWELDTGETTLLTGHLDNIEAIKWQPNGNLLASASKDEDVIIWDGNIGKDDSMTLLERGFAYWVDSVDWHPDSQILAFDHYGLELWNINTKEWHTINNVRPYGAVVWSHQGDRLAFGSMDDSIHIWDMVKKKEIHVLTGHTDNILDLDWNPDGSRLVSASGDHTIIVWDTESGAQIRVIKPDEQEERGNGTGCVDWSPDGKYLAFSLSQSKVWIWNLAQDVGYEIEVSDRNLVSDVAWNPKGAQIAIASGDLNVWDATTGLLVFTIPGSDKPFDGIKSVVWHPDGFRFATGDANGMIRLWNIDSRQSSLLLGHQEEVISLAWSPDGRMLASGSRDFTARVYLTNLQDLIALGRKNVSWYVSPNGERYQRAVLPEERQQYLGESASIETISP; from the coding sequence ATGACAGTCGCCTTACAATCCGCTTTAGCCCGTATTTGGAATCAAGAAAATCAAATTGTTGGTGCTGGCTTTTTGGTGACCGAGCGCCATGTGCTGACCTGCGCCCATGTGGTGAGCGACGCGCTGGATAAACCGCGCCAGGAAATGCCCACTGGCCCGGTGCAGCTTGATTTTCCTTTTGTGAAGGCAGGGGAGAAGGGAACGGCCGTTGTCACCCTCTGGCAACCCAAACGACCGGACGGCATGGGGGATATTGCCGGGTTAGAACTGCAAGTCTCCCCACCAGATGGCGCACGGCCGTTGCGCCTGGTCAATACCCCTGATACCTGGAATCATCCCTTTCGCGCATTTGGTTTTCCCATTCGTCATGATCATGGCGTATGGGCCTCCGGCGTCCTGCGCGACCGGACGGTGAATGGCCACATCCAGATAGAAGACACCAAAACGCAAGGGTATTCAGTACAACCTGGTTTCAGCGGAACGGCCGTTTGGGATGAAGCGCTGCACGGCGTCGTCGGCATAGTGGTTGCAGCCGAAAGCAAAGCGGAGACCAAAGCCGCCTTTATCATCCCCACCGATAAACTGATCGAGGCATGGCCGGATTTACGCGCCTGGGCCACGCCGCCCAACCCGTACCGGGGCTTGCAAGCGTTCCGCCAGGAAGACGCCGAACTCTTTTTTGGTCGAGAGGCGTTTGTGAGTCAGTTGGCAACGGCCGTTGCCCACAAACCCTTCGTGGCTGTCATCGGCGCGTCGGGCAGCGGCAAGTCGTCGGTGGTGTTTGCCGGGTTGCTGCCAAGAGTGGGAAGGGAAACGGCCGTTGTCTCCTTCCGCCCCGGCAGCCAGCCCTTCCGCGCCCTGGCCGACGCCCTGCTGCCCATCTGGCAGCCCGAGTTGCTGGGCAATGAACGGTTAGAAGAAGCGGGCAACCTGGCCGCAAATCTCCAGACAGGTAAGACCCAACTATCGGAAGTGGTCAACGATATTTTGCAGCGGCAGCCAATGTGGAAACGGCTGCTGTTGCTCGCCGACCAGTTTGAGGAGTTGTATACCCTTTGCCCACAAAAAAAGGGGCGGCAAGCGTTTGTGAGCTGTCTGGTAACGGCCGTGCAGGCGCAGGCCGGTCAGCATAGCCCCGCTTTTACCCTACTGCTAACGATGCGGGCTGATTTTATGGGACAGGCGACGGAGGAACGGCCGTTGGCCGACACCATGCAAAATGCCACCCACATCCTGGGGCCAATGACACGAGAAGAACTGGCGGTGGCAATTGAAAAACCGGCTCATGTTGCCAGTGTGCAGTTTGAACCAGGTTTAGTCGCCCGCATTTTGGATGACGTAGGCGAAGAGCCGGGCAATCTGCCGCTGCTGGAGTTTGCTCTGACTTTATTGTGGGAACAGCAAAGCAATGGCCTGTTAACCCACGCCGCCTATGAAGCAATAGGTGAAGTGGAAGGGGCACTGGCTCAGTACGCTGAAGATCAGTTTTGCGGTTTAAGCCAGCCAGGGCAAGATAAGGCGCAGTTCATCTTCACCCAATTGGTACAGCCGGGACGCGGCACGGAGGATACGCGCCGCCAGGCAACAATGTCAGAGATTGGCGCTAACAATTGGGGGCTGGTCAAATGGCTGGCGGATGCCCGGCTGGTGGTGACAAACCGGAATGAAGCGGGAGAGGAAACCGCCGAAGTCGTCCATGAAATAATGACGCGGCGTTGGCAGCGGTTACGCGAGTGGGTGAATGAAGACCGTCGTTTCCGTGAATGGCAGGAGCGGCTGCGGGAAGCGATGCGGCAGTGGCAAACAGTCAGCGAAGATGGATCAGCCTTACTGCGGGGTACGCTGTTGGCAGAAGCTGAAGGTTGGCTGACTGAACGGGATTCCGCCATACAACAATCAGAACGGGTTTTCATTGAGAAAAGCGTAGCGCTTCGAGAACAAACTCGCCTTGCACAGATCCGACGACGCAATGTTGTGCTGACTGTTAGTTTGCTGGTTGCCGTTTTGTTTGCTGTGTTAGGGCTGTTTTCTTATGGGCAATCGCAAGATTTGGCTGCGGAAAGTACAAGGGTAGTGGAGAGTGAGGGGACGGCCGTTGCAGAGAGTACGCGAGCTTTTGAGAATGAGGGAACGGCCGTTGCAAATTCTTCAGCATTGGCAACAGAAGTATTCATACGGCAACACGCCGTGGAGACAGCTGTTTCTGCTCAATTGGCTTCTGAAGCAGAACGCGAACGAGCTGTACAGGAATCATTATTATCTAGATCCAGAGAGTTAGCCGCGGTTTCATTATCATTATTGGAAGAAGATGCAGAACTAAGTTTGCTTTTTGCTCTCGAAGCAGTCGAAACTGCTCAAACTATGCAGGCTGAAGATGCACTACGTCAAGCACTTGTTGCTTCAAGGATCCGCTTTCATCTGCCGGGAAATTCACGCGGCCCTAAAAGCATAGCTTGGAGTCCCGATGGGCTAATGTTGGTTGTTTACGGTCCAGAGAATCACTTGACGATTTGGGACATCACCAAACAGCTAGTAGTAAATAGCATACCAGTTATAACAGATAGTCATGTAACCGAGATCGAATGGAGTCCTACAAAAGAGTACATAGCTTCGACTTTCAGCGATAATACACTTGTTGTTTGGGATTTGATGGAAGAAGACATTATATTTGAGATTCAAGGTTATACAAGCAGTAACGAAAGCCTAAGCTGGAGTCCTGAAGGGGATCGTTTGGTATTTAGCGGTTGTGCAAAAGTAACGGAAGAAGAGAATAGCTGTGTCAATAGTGACGTTTACATTTGGGAACCTAAGGAAAATGAGGAGCCCGTCTTAATTGAACGTATTGAGTGCTATGACAATCGTGGAGTTTGCAAAATCCATGATATTTCCTGGAACCCACTTGGCACGCATATTGCCGCAGGGCTGAGTGACGGCACTATGTGGTTAAAGAATACAAGCCAGAGCGATGATCCTGCTCAGCGTATAGATTTTGATGAGTTTGCTATATATAGTCTTGACTGGCATCCTGGCGGACAGCGTATCGCTTTAATGGGGTTCAATCTGTTGAAAATTTGGAACCTATCTACGAGACGCATTGAAGAAACGGCACCAACTTATGTAAGTGGCTCGTTGTCCACTGCTAATGTTGAATGGAGTTCTGATGGCCAAAGGCTTGTTTACAATAATCAAAATCACCAACTTGTAGTATGGGAACTTGATACTGGGGAAACAACCCTCTTAACTGGGCATTTAGATAATATTGAGGCAATTAAATGGCAACCAAATGGTAATTTATTGGCATCAGCATCTAAGGATGAGGATGTAATAATCTGGGATGGGAATATTGGTAAAGACGATAGTATGACTCTTCTTGAAAGAGGCTTCGCATACTGGGTTGATAGTGTCGACTGGCACCCAGATAGTCAGATATTGGCTTTCGATCATTATGGTCTTGAACTATGGAATATAAACACAAAAGAATGGCATACAATTAACAATGTCAGACCTTATGGAGCAGTTGTATGGTCTCACCAAGGTGATCGTCTGGCCTTTGGATCAATGGATGACTCAATACATATTTGGGATATGGTTAAGAAAAAAGAGATTCACGTTTTGACTGGACATACAGACAATATCCTTGATCTTGATTGGAATCCTGATGGCTCACGGCTGGTTTCTGCTTCTGGCGATCATACGATTATTGTTTGGGACACTGAATCAGGGGCACAAATTAGAGTAATAAAGCCAGATGAACAAGAAGAGCGGGGTAATGGCACAGGTTGTGTTGATTGGAGCCCCGACGGTAAATACTTGGCCTTTTCCTTATCTCAATCAAAGGTATGGATTTGGAATCTGGCACAGGACGTGGGATATGAAATTGAGGTTTCGGATCGAAATTTGGTCTCTGATGTCGCCTGGAATCCTAAAGGAGCGCAGATAGCCATCGCTTCAGGGGATTTAAATGTATGGGATGCAACAACAGGATTACTGGTTTTTACTATTCCTGGTTCCGATAAACCTTTTGATGGTATAAAAAGCGTTGTATGGCATCCAGATGGGTTCCGTTTTGCCACTGGTGATGCCAATGGAATGATCAGGTTATGGAATATTGATTCGCGTCAAAGCAGTTTATTACTAGGACATCAAGAAGAAGTTATAAGTTTGGCTTGGAGCCCAGATGGCCGCATGTTGGCTTCGGGATCGAGGGATTTTACTGCCCGCGTGTACTTAACTAATCTTCAAGATCTAATTGCTTTGGGAAGAAAAAACGTTTCATGGTATGTAAGTCCCAATGGTGAAAGATACCAAAGGGCGGTGTTGCCAGAAGAAAGACAGCAATATTTGGGTGAATCGGCATCGATAGAAACCATAAGCCCATAA
- a CDS encoding trypsin-like peptidase domain-containing protein translates to MSHSLRSVIVRIRTADDIIVGAGFLVVERIVLTCAHVVGAALERSIQTIPPDIIHLDFPLSATKQKMTAKAVYWKPKQQDETGDIASLEIVNPTPMGVQPINLAVASETWGRSFRAFGFPPGHDDGVWASGVLRDKKANGHIQIEDVKTPGFSIGPGFSGTAVWDEELQAVVGMIVTAERKAEVKAAFMIPGDQLLEVVPASADQVIIRSELATLQANLNQILQQLLQDNKSLPQLAYELKEATRQVEKITAILDEHFSRMESDSRRVSQLQYLSEIKQANQAIAQVLRRILNSFRSDIRFQYQASLITQLNRLVESLMQLQDLLV, encoded by the coding sequence ATGTCTCACAGTCTGAGGTCGGTAATCGTTCGTATAAGAACAGCTGACGATATCATAGTCGGTGCCGGATTTCTGGTTGTCGAACGCATTGTATTGACCTGTGCCCACGTCGTTGGCGCAGCCTTGGAACGATCAATTCAAACTATACCTCCTGACATAATTCATCTCGATTTCCCCCTTTCTGCAACTAAGCAAAAAATGACAGCAAAGGCAGTTTATTGGAAACCTAAACAGCAAGATGAAACGGGAGACATTGCTAGCCTGGAGATAGTCAACCCAACACCAATGGGTGTGCAGCCTATCAATCTGGCAGTTGCTTCCGAAACTTGGGGACGCTCTTTCCGGGCTTTTGGATTCCCTCCAGGTCATGATGATGGTGTTTGGGCTTCCGGTGTGCTACGCGACAAAAAAGCGAATGGGCATATTCAAATCGAAGATGTCAAAACCCCTGGTTTCTCAATTGGGCCTGGCTTTAGCGGAACGGCCGTATGGGACGAAGAATTACAAGCGGTTGTTGGCATGATCGTCACGGCCGAGCGGAAGGCAGAAGTCAAAGCAGCGTTCATGATTCCCGGTGACCAATTGCTAGAAGTGGTTCCAGCCTCCGCTGACCAGGTAATTATTCGATCAGAACTGGCAACCCTTCAGGCAAATCTTAACCAGATTTTGCAGCAACTTCTCCAGGATAATAAGTCATTGCCTCAACTAGCCTATGAGTTGAAGGAGGCAACACGACAAGTTGAGAAAATAACGGCAATTCTAGACGAGCATTTTTCTCGGATGGAATCTGATTCTCGTCGTGTTAGTCAGCTTCAGTACTTGAGTGAAATCAAACAAGCAAATCAGGCAATTGCCCAAGTTTTGAGAAGAATACTCAACTCATTTCGCAGCGACATCCGATTTCAGTACCAGGCTAGTTTGATCACGCAATTAAATAGGTTAGTAGAGTCCTTAATGCAGCTACAAGATTTGCTAGTGTAA